One segment of Brassica napus cultivar Da-Ae chromosome C3, Da-Ae, whole genome shotgun sequence DNA contains the following:
- the LOC106388057 gene encoding 4-hydroxy-tetrahydrodipicolinate reductase 1, chloroplastic, translating into MATTNWLTASSSVFLTRPVNPRLAFASRTNQTPCRSRVSFQGSVKRRLPVVLSMTATEESGEGAVKSVLPGHGISIMVNGCSGKMGKAVIKAADSAGVNIVPTSFGSAAEAGQTVEVCGKEITVHGPAEREKVLSSVFEKHPELIVVDYTIPSAVNDNAELYSKVGVPFVMGTTGGDRNKLYETVEEAKIYAVISPQMGKQVVAFLAAMEIMAEQFPGAFSGYSLEVMESHQASKLDASGTAKAVISCFQELGVSYDMDQIQLIRDPKQQIEMVGVPEEHVSGHAFHLYHLTSPDKTVSFEFQHNVCGRSIYAEGTVDAVLFLAKKIRLKAEQRIYNMIDVLREGNMR; encoded by the exons ATGGCTACGACGAACTG GCTCACGGCGTCTTCAAGTGTGTTCCTTACTCGTCCAGTGAACCCTCGTCTCGCATTTGCTTCTAGAACGAATCAGACTCCATGTAGAAGCCGTGTTAGTTTTCAGGGCAGTGTGAAACGTCGTCTTCCGGTGGTTTTATCCATGACGGCGACGGAGGAGTCCGGTGAGGGGGCCGTGAAGTCTGTTTTGCCTGGACATGGCATATCCATCATG GTGAATGGATGCAGTGGCAAAATGGGGAAGGCTGTAATCAAAGCAGCAGACTCTGCGGGTGTCAACATCGTTCCTACGTCGTTTGGATCTGCTGCTGAGGCTGGTCAGACGGTTGAGGTGTGTGGAAAAGAGATTACTGTGCACGGTCCTGCGGAGAGAGAGAAGGTTCTTTCTTCCGTGTTTGAGAAGCACCCGGAGCTGATTGTTGTCGACTACACTATCCCATCTGCAGTCAATG ATAATGCGGAGCTGTATAGCAAAGTAGGTGTTCCTTTCGTGATGGGAACAACCGGTGGAGACAGGAACAAGTTGTATGAAACTGTTGAAGAAGCAAAGATTTACGCTGTGATTTCTCCTCAGATGGGAAAACAG GTTGTTGCGTTTCTTGCGGCAATGGAGATTATGGCTGAGCAGTTCCCAGGAGCCTTTTCTGGTTACTCCTTGGAG GTGATGGAGTCTCATCAAGCTAGCAAATTGGATGCCTCCGGAACAGCAAAAGCTGTTATCTCTTGCTTCCAGGAGCTGGGAGTGTCTTACGACATGGATCAG ATACAATTGATTAGGGATCCTAAACAGCAAATTGAGATGGTGGGGGTTCCTGAAGAGCATGTCTCTGGCCACGCTTTCCATCTCTATCACTTGACATCACCTGATAAAAC TGTCTCCTTTGAGTTCCAGCACAATGTATGTGGCAGATCAATATACGCTGAGGGAACTGTTGATGCCGTGCTTTTCCTTGCCAAAAAG ATTCGATTGAAAGCAGAGCAGCGAATCTACAACATGATCGATGTTTTGAGAGAGGGAAACATGCGGTGA
- the LOC125584335 gene encoding uncharacterized protein LOC125584335 yields the protein MEGLIPAVYRAVKKNLTRRRYERISSTTTRESYQNEMNVDGHHRRRWSVGDISSLSSRETKRDGGATEKKSCSPSREGHQLVKFKSLRLFSCITGQ from the coding sequence ATGGAAGGTTTAATACCAGCGGTGTATAGGGCCGTGAAGAAGAACCTTACTCGCCGTCGCTACGAGCGTATCTCCTCCACCACAACTCGTGAGTCTTACCAAAACGAAATGAACGTAGACGGTCACCACCGACGTCGCTGGTCCGTTGGAGATATCTCGTCATTATCAAGCCGGGAAACAAAAAGAGACGGCGGAGCTACGGAGAAGAAGAGTTGTTCTCCGTCGCGTGAAGGTCATCAGCTCGTAAAGTTCAAGAGCCTTCGTTTGTTTTCTTGCATCACAGGTCAATAA